Below is a genomic region from Persicimonas caeni.
TGAAGATCCGAATGCCCGAGTAATCGAGCACCTTCAAATTCTCGGGCATGCGCCGACTCAGGTCGATGGCGTGGTCCCAACGCGTGTAGATGGCGCTCTCATCGGTCTTTTTCGAGATTTTGCCCGGCCCGGCAGCGCGCTTGGCCAGATAGCGCAGGCTGTAGGGGTTGTAGAACTCGAGCAGCAAATGGCCGCCGCGACGGGTCACCCGCGCCATCTCACGCAGGGCGCGATCGATATCTTTGATGTGGGCGAGCACCTTGAAGCTGTAGACGACGTCGAAACTCTCATCGGCGAACGGCAAGTCGGTCACCGAGCCCTGGGCTACGTCGAGCCCACGAGCCACGGCCTGGTGCAGCATGCCTTTGCTGATATCGATGCCCACGGCGCGCTTGGCCCGCTGAGCGACCCGATCGAGGATCAACCCGGTGCCGCAGCCGACCTCGAGCACATCTTTGCCGCCCACGTAATCGGCGAGCAGGTCGACTTCGAGGTCGTCGATCATAGCGTGGTAGCCGCGGTCTCGCCCACGCTCGTACCATTCGGCAAATTCGTCGTAATAATCGCGGTTGGCTTTCTTCATTATGTGGAAGTCTCGAGGTCTTGGAGTCTGAGGCATCGAAACGGCTGTCGGCACGTGCCTGTCGAATCGCCGTTCGAGATGATAACGTGAGCGGTTGTACCAGATACCTGACACTGCAGGCAATTTGCGCTAATCTACGCGTTGTCAGGCCATTTTGAGAACCAGTCAACCCATCAATTTTGGAGTCGAGTGCATTGGTCGCACAGAGCGCCTCGCCCAACCCGAAGATTTTGGCAAATATCAATTGGTCGCCCGGCTGGCCCACGGCCGCATGGGGGGACTTCTACAGGCCAAGGTGCAGGAGGTAGAGGGGCCCGAGTAGGTTGCCGCTGCGTCGCACTTTTGGGCGACCAAATCACGCAACGCTTGAAGGTGATTGCCGCTCCACACCACTTCGCCGATAAACTCGCCGGGGTTGTGGCCTTGGCGCTTCAAGTAGGCGCGCGGCAGGAAGTTACCGGTGGTCGAGTTGCGGTCTGTGAAACAAAAGGTTTTTGCCCTCCAGGTCGGCCAACGAGCTTGACTTGGGAGTCCATGCGGGTTAGCAAGAGGGCGTCGCTCGACGTCGAGCCGCCGAACTGGCGAATGGCGAGCAGGCGGATCTTGGGCTCCGCTTTCTTGGTCTGCACGTACAGCAGGGGAGGCAAGATGGCGATGTCGTAGTCGCCGTTACGCACCCCCTTGGACAACTCCTCATAGCTGCTCGTGACTTCCATCGGCACCGGACGCCCGAGCTCTTTCTCCATATACGCTTGGATGGGCTGAATCTCCTTTTCGAGCACATCGGGCGTCGCGATCGGAGCCCAGCCGACGCGGATGGGATCGCCGATGAGAATGGGAGACGCCTTTTCCTCACCGAGCAGCTTTTGGCCCAGCTCACTTCCCTTGATTTGAGGCCAGAAGAAGAAAGCTGCGGCGATGACGCTTGCCACGGTCACGCCGGCGATCAACGCCAGCGTCTTGCCGTTCGAGTCATCAGCGGCGCGACCGCCGATGTTCGGCGGCGGGGCTCCCATATCGATGCTCTGCTCATCCATCGTCGCGGTCGTCCGCAGATCGGACTGGGCGCTTGGATGAGAGCCGGACTGCGAGTGGGAGTCTCCTGCGTCGAACGCCCGCACCCCGGAGGGGAGGCTGCCGCTTCCCGACGGCGAGCGGCGCAACTCGGGGAATGAACCACTGTCAGCAGGACGATCGACGACCGTGGCGATATGATCTTGGCCCTGTCGCTGGGAGCCGCTGACTGCCGAGCGCGAGTCCGAGCCCGTCACGTGAATCAGGTTGCGCTTTTCGTTCGAGGTCAGGGAGCGCTCCAGGGCGTCGTGCATCGTCGCCTGACGCTCGGCCAACTCCTCGCCGGCGATCTTTTCGAGAAACTCCGCCAGAACGTCTTCGCCGAACGCAAGCCCGCTGGCACGTGCGGCTTGGATAAGCGCACGGCGCATCTGCTCGGCGGTCTGATAGCGTTGGTCGCGATCTTTGACCAAGGCCTTGAGCACCACGCGATCGACCACATCGGGCACCGCGGGATTGTAGGTGCTCGGAGGCTCGGGTTGCTCTTGGACGACCGCCCGCATCATGTCGAGATCTTTTTCGCGCTTGAAGAGGCGACGATCGGTCAGCGCCTCCCACAGCACGATGCCGAGTGCAAAGATGTCCGCTCGCCGGTCGAGCTTCAGCCCCTTGCACTGTTCGGGAGACATGTAGGCGAATTTGCCTTTGAGGTGACCGGAGTGAGTCGCCTCGACGCCCTGGGATGCCTTGGCCACGCCAAAGTCGAGTACTTTGACGAATCCTTCGGTGGTGCACATCAGGTTGTGCGGGGAGACGTCTCGGTGAATGAGCTCGAGGGGGCTGCCCTCCAAGTCACGAAGCTCGTGGGCAGCGTGCAGGCCTCGACAAGCTTGGTCGACGACTGACAGAGCCACCTGCACCGGCAGGGAGGTGCCGTCGCGCTCGGCGAGCACCTGCATTTCACGCACCGTGCTGCCGTGGATATACTCCATGGCAATATAGTAGTCGCCATTCTCTTCGCCGAGCTCGAAGATTTGGACGACATTGGGGTGGTTGAGTCTGGCGATGATCCTTGCTTCCCGAAGGAACATGTCGATAAAGGAAGGATCGTCGGCCAGATGAGGCAGGATGCGCTTGATGACGACGAGGCGCTCCAGGCCGGCAAGGCCACGCTCGCGGGCAAGAAACAGCTCGGCCATGCCCCCGGTGGCCAGTTTGGTCACCAGTTCGTACTTGCCAAGCATCACGGGAGCTGTATTCGTGTCAGACACGCACGCCTCGGTGTCGTTCGCGGCTCCAGAGCAGTCGAGTTGCAGAGAGTCTCATGGCCATCGTAGTCGGAATTGGCTCGTTCGCAAAGTATCCTCATGTTACAACGGAATCGCTATGAAAGGATTTCATCGATCGTGGTGTTGAGTCTCGCTGTGAGCCTGAGTCTGGGCGCACTTGCGGGGTGCAAAGCCGAAGAATGTCGCCAGATGTCTCGCTGTTGCGAGGCGATCAAAGATGAGGAAGGAGTCGGCAGCGCCTGCGGCGAGATTGCTCAAGGCGTCAAAGACCCGGATACCTGCCGCACCATCCTGCGTACGGTCGAGGCGATGTACGAAGATCGCGAAGAAGATCTGCCGAAGGCGTGCCAGTAGGTTGGGCGCACCTCTTTTGTCGTCTTGTTTTTTGTCGTCTTGGAAGTGAGTCAACGATGTCTCAGGACGCCCTCAAAGCCGTCGACGTGCTCCAAGAAGTGTTGGCCGCGCAGCCTTGGCAGCCAACCGAAGATCCCGCTGTCGAGGGGCGCGGGCTGCGTGTGCGCGTGCACCTCGACGATCAGCGATCAGCATTGCTGTACGTGTGGGACGAAGCACTGCTCGCCAAGCGGGCGGCGTGGGCTCATCGCCCCGAGCGTGCGGGGATGCTCTTTGCGGTGCCGGAGCTGATCGAATCCGGTCTAAAGTGGTGTCTCGTCGACGACGTCGACGGCATGCCGCTGACGACTTATCTCGAAAGGGAAGGGGTGGGTTCGGTGACCGAACTCGACGCGGAGCGAGCTCGGGGGTTGGCGCGTGAAGCTGGCGAGCTCGCGCGGAAGCTCCACGAGATCGAGGTTCCGCGCGAGTATGGCGACATGGTCGATCCCGATCGAGACGGCCATATTGGCCGCTGGAACACTTTCAACGGCTATATCGCTCACCGCCTCGAGCATTTCGCCGAGCAAATTCGCCATCGCGACCTCGACGAAGAGGTTCGGAGCCAGCTTCTGGCAACGATAGGAGACCTACGCGCGGAGCTTGCGGCATTTCACCCGCGCCACGCGCCCAGCCTCAACCACGGTGCCTTCGGCCCGCAGCACTTTTGGGTCGACGAGACAGGCCGTACGATCACCGCACTGACCGGATTCGACGGAGCGCGACTCCTCCCCCCCGAGGCCGATCTCGCCCGCCTGTTGTGGCTCGACGGCCTGGCTTGTGATGATGGATTGGTGCGCTCGTTCTACGCCGGATACGGTGCCGCCCGCACGATGGATCTGCAGCGCCGCGAGCGCTTCTACCGGCGCGTTGCCGCGCTCGAGGCGCTCGTCGAGTCGACGGGTCGGCGTAACTTGACGGACGCCGAGTTGGTGGCTCTCTCCTCGCCCTGATGCTCAATCGGAAAACTTACAGGTTCCTGGTCCACTTGCCTTCGTGATGCCATCGGCCGCGATGTGGAGGAGTACTTGCCCTCCCTTCGGGTGGTGGAGGCGAAGATGGTTGGTCCTCGGGTCATACGTCGCCGTTGCTGGTTCGTTGTAGTTGGTGTGCAACTCGAGCGCGCAGCGCGCGCGCCGTATCCTTCGGGGCACCTCGTCGTCAGCGTTCGAATAGAGCGTGGACGATGGTCGCTGGCCCGGGGGTGCTCGACCGAGTCACGGTAAACCAAGTGTTGGGTGTGTTCGCACGCGCGAAGACTACTGGATCGTTCTCATTGACGGGGCGCAGGCGCTGCAGCTTTCCGGGATCCGATGCATCCGCGACTGCCACTTGCTCATCGTGGAACGGGAGAGCGAAGACGAGTCCTTTTTCAAGGCCCACCACGGCGGTGCGTGCGTGGTAGGATCGAGGTGCCGGGCGAATCTCCTCCCTGTCGATGCACGCCAAGACCTCAACCTTGACGGGCCACGGTCTGCACCACGGTCTTTCCGGGCGCTCTCCCACGGATCTCCTCGAGGTGGGCCGAGTTGTCGCAGCCCTAAAAGATACGCATCTCGGTTGAGGGCGTGCATTGACTCGTTTCCGAGCAGCAAACCGTCCTACGGTGCCTCGGGCTCGGTAGTCGACGCCGCCGGATGGCGTGCTCGTATCGAAGAGGTGCAGATAGGTCTCGTCGGCGTCTGACGTGTAGGGATCGCTCGCCCAGGCCGCCAGCAGGGAGCTTCCCCACGACACTAGCTTCCAATTTCCTCCCAGAAATCCCTGCCTGGAGGTACTTCGCCCCGTGCGCAGGTCGATTGCATTCAGGATCAGCAGACTGGCATGTTTGACGCGGAGGGGCGCAGTGGATGGGCCGGGAAGGGCGATATCCTTGCAGCCGAGACGTTCGTGCTGCAGCTTGCCGCTACGTCGCGATTGGAGCACAGGAAGGGTCAACTGGCGATACTCATCGGCATTCTCACCCCAGTACGTGTCGAGCCACGCCTTGCGACGCTCGGCGCGCTGCTCGTAAGTCAGTCTCTTCTCTTTCTCGGTCGACAGCTTTCGTTTCTCATTGGCCGAGAGCTTTCGAAGTCGACCCTCAATCGGGGTGCTCGATGCGAACAGGAGGTGCCCGTCGCGCACATCGGCCCACGTTATGCGGCCCGGAGTCTCGACATGCGCGACCTGCCGAGCGTGGGTAGGAGACTCGAGTCGCAACAGATCGATACGGGAGCGAAAGGTCTGCCACCAGGGCCGCCCTGGCTTGTAGGACGTACGCTCGACATTCACGAGCACCAGGTAATGGTGATCGCGGGTGAACGAACCCAACCAAGAGCCGACGAGCGAGTACGGCGCCGTCCAGATGCTGACTTTGTCGGTTTGCTGCGCTCCCGTCTCTTCTGACTCGAGAACAATGCTCGAACCGTCAATGCCGTAGGGTCGGTCGGCGACGACAGTTTGGGATACACCTGCGAACGGCCACAGTGCGATGCTCGAGCTCTTCTCTGCGGATGTCGGCGGTTGCCAGGCGTCGTCCCGGCGGGGAGCGAGAAATGGGGCCGCCATCTGGGTGTCGGTGTGCCGGAGAATGAGGAGTTGCCCCCGACTCGGACGGTAGGGCCCGCTCAGCATTGTTAACGACCGAGCCGAGTGCACCGTCGACGACGATTGCCCCTCGGGGCCGTACGTGTGCGTCGATCAGGTGTGCAAGCGTGAAGGCTTCGACGCAGGCGACATCGGCAACGACTCCGGCGACCAAGATACTGGCGTGCCTGAGGACACCTTTGACGACGCCTCCGACGACGAGGGGCCCCCGAGCGTCGAGAGTGTCACGCCTGCAGCCGGCGCCACCGACGTCGCGACGGATACCACCATCGAGATCGTCTTCAGCGAGCCGATGGATCCCTTCACCATCAACTTCTACTCGATCGTGCTGCGCGACACGAATAACCGCGAAGTGGACATCACGGTCACCTACGACGCGGACGCACAAACCGCGACCGTGACGCCCCAGATCAATCTGCAGCCGGCTGCTTCCTATCGACTGCGGGTCGAGTCCCTCGCCCGAGACATGGCGGGCAACGGCCTGGACCCCGACTTCGAGGCGACCTTCTATACCGCCTACGACGAGCCGGCCGAGCATACGACCCTGGCGGAGACGTTCGCGCCGGTCATCTACCAGGGCATCGCCGATTCCCAGGACAGCGGACCCAACGGCGATATCCCGACGCTGCTCGACTTCGACGACAACCTGTCGGCGGCCGACAACGGCGCCAACTCGCGCCGAAGCGGCACCACGACCGAGGCCCACGTCTATTATCACGTGACCGAGTCGGCTCAGTACTACTTCCTGCACTACATCCTGTACTACCCGTCTCGACTCGACGTCGACGATCAGTCGCGCGCCGAGCACGATTTCGCCGGTGCGGTCTTCGTGGTCGACAAGTCCGACAACAGCCTGCTGTTGGTCGAAGGAGTCAGCTTGCTCGACTCCGGCGAGGTCACCTCGGCCTACAAGCCCGACGGCAGCCCCGTGTCGCTCCCCGGCGGCAATATCGGCAACATGACGCTGGCCAGCTTCGGCGCCGACAAGCTCGAAGACGGCACCCACTACCCGATGTACGTGCCCGGTGGCGTCCACGAGACGTGCAATTGGCATAAATCGGGCAGCAACTCGCGTTGTCTGCACAACCCGGGGCAGTTCCGCGGCACCGACGGCGGTGGCGTGGTGATGCGTCACGGCGACACCGCCCAGAGCTACGACGAGGCCACCGAAAACCAGGATTCGGGTCACCTGGAAATGACCTACAAGCTGGTTCCGCTGGCTTCGACCGTCTGGGCTTATCGCGGCAGCTACGGCAGCGGAGGGCTCTTCGAGATTCCGTTCATCTACGAGCCCACGGGCACCGATCGCCCCATCGGCTTCAATCCGCAGGACGCCCACGTGTTGCCGCGGCGACTGCAGAGCGGCGCCACCGAAAACTTCGGCCGCACGCCCTTTTTCTGGCTGCCGAGCCCCGGCGAAGACAATCACGGTCAGTGGCTCATGGACCCGGTGTACATCTTGCCCAACCGGTATAACTTCGGAGAGTCGGTCACGACCGAGTACTGCTACAACTTCTTTTTCGACATCGATAACCGCTCCAGCTCCATCGAGGGCTGCGGTGGCAACTAAGCTGAGCCAATTCATGTTCGATCGACGCCCCACAACGTTCGTCAGCGCGCTGTTCGCCGCGGCGCTCTTCGTGTTCGCCGGCTGCGCTTCGGAGCCGAAGCCCAAGCCCCAGAAGGTCGAAAAGGCACCGGCGCAAAAGAAGAAGGCCG
It encodes:
- a CDS encoding class I SAM-dependent methyltransferase — its product is MKKANRDYYDEFAEWYERGRDRGYHAMIDDLEVDLLADYVGGKDVLEVGCGTGLILDRVAQRAKRAVGIDISKGMLHQAVARGLDVAQGSVTDLPFADESFDVVYSFKVLAHIKDIDRALREMARVTRRGGHLLLEFYNPYSLRYLAKRAAGPGKISKKTDESAIYTRWDHAIDLSRRMPENLKVLDYSGIRIFTPAAAAHKVPLVGRALRKLEFVGRDSLLKYFGGFLVVIAEKEHS
- a CDS encoding serine/threonine-protein kinase, with the protein product MSDTNTAPVMLGKYELVTKLATGGMAELFLARERGLAGLERLVVIKRILPHLADDPSFIDMFLREARIIARLNHPNVVQIFELGEENGDYYIAMEYIHGSTVREMQVLAERDGTSLPVQVALSVVDQACRGLHAAHELRDLEGSPLELIHRDVSPHNLMCTTEGFVKVLDFGVAKASQGVEATHSGHLKGKFAYMSPEQCKGLKLDRRADIFALGIVLWEALTDRRLFKREKDLDMMRAVVQEQPEPPSTYNPAVPDVVDRVVLKALVKDRDQRYQTAEQMRRALIQAARASGLAFGEDVLAEFLEKIAGEELAERQATMHDALERSLTSNEKRNLIHVTGSDSRSAVSGSQRQGQDHIATVVDRPADSGSFPELRRSPSGSGSLPSGVRAFDAGDSHSQSGSHPSAQSDLRTTATMDEQSIDMGAPPPNIGGRAADDSNGKTLALIAGVTVASVIAAAFFFWPQIKGSELGQKLLGEEKASPILIGDPIRVGWAPIATPDVLEKEIQPIQAYMEKELGRPVPMEVTSSYEELSKGVRNGDYDIAILPPLLYVQTKKAEPKIRLLAIRQFGGSTSSDALLLTRMDSQVKLVGRPGGQKPFVSQTATRPPVTSCRAPT
- a CDS encoding Ig-like domain-containing protein — translated: MCVDQVCKREGFDAGDIGNDSGDQDTGVPEDTFDDASDDEGPPSVESVTPAAGATDVATDTTIEIVFSEPMDPFTINFYSIVLRDTNNREVDITVTYDADAQTATVTPQINLQPAASYRLRVESLARDMAGNGLDPDFEATFYTAYDEPAEHTTLAETFAPVIYQGIADSQDSGPNGDIPTLLDFDDNLSAADNGANSRRSGTTTEAHVYYHVTESAQYYFLHYILYYPSRLDVDDQSRAEHDFAGAVFVVDKSDNSLLLVEGVSLLDSGEVTSAYKPDGSPVSLPGGNIGNMTLASFGADKLEDGTHYPMYVPGGVHETCNWHKSGSNSRCLHNPGQFRGTDGGGVVMRHGDTAQSYDEATENQDSGHLEMTYKLVPLASTVWAYRGSYGSGGLFEIPFIYEPTGTDRPIGFNPQDAHVLPRRLQSGATENFGRTPFFWLPSPGEDNHGQWLMDPVYILPNRYNFGESVTTEYCYNFFFDIDNRSSSIEGCGGN
- a CDS encoding phosphotransferase family protein, giving the protein MSQDALKAVDVLQEVLAAQPWQPTEDPAVEGRGLRVRVHLDDQRSALLYVWDEALLAKRAAWAHRPERAGMLFAVPELIESGLKWCLVDDVDGMPLTTYLEREGVGSVTELDAERARGLAREAGELARKLHEIEVPREYGDMVDPDRDGHIGRWNTFNGYIAHRLEHFAEQIRHRDLDEEVRSQLLATIGDLRAELAAFHPRHAPSLNHGAFGPQHFWVDETGRTITALTGFDGARLLPPEADLARLLWLDGLACDDGLVRSFYAGYGAARTMDLQRRERFYRRVAALEALVESTGRRNLTDAELVALSSP